One Rhizobium sp. 9140 genomic region harbors:
- the istB gene encoding IS21-like element helper ATPase IstB, with translation MNTQAPEILLTHYLKTLKLPSFQREYQKLARLCATEGVDHVGYLTRLAEREMIERDRRKVERRIKAARFPVVKSLDSFDFAAIPKLNRMQVLELARCEWIERRENVIALGPSGTGKTHVALGLGLAACQKGLSVGFTTAAALVSEMMEARDERRLIRFQKQMAAYQLLIIDELGFVPLSKTGAELLFELISQRYERGATLITSNLPFDEWTETLGSERLTGALLDRITHHVSILEMNGDSYRLAQSRARKAG, from the coding sequence ATGAACACCCAAGCACCCGAGATCCTTCTCACCCATTATCTCAAAACCCTGAAGCTGCCGAGTTTCCAGCGCGAGTACCAGAAGCTGGCCCGGCTGTGCGCCACCGAAGGCGTCGATCATGTCGGATACCTCACCCGGCTTGCCGAGCGGGAGATGATCGAACGGGACCGTCGCAAGGTCGAGCGTCGCATCAAGGCGGCCAGGTTCCCGGTCGTCAAAAGCCTCGACAGTTTCGACTTCGCCGCCATCCCAAAGCTGAACAGGATGCAGGTGCTGGAACTGGCGCGCTGCGAATGGATCGAGCGCAGGGAGAACGTTATCGCTCTCGGCCCCAGCGGCACGGGCAAGACCCATGTGGCGCTCGGCCTCGGCCTGGCCGCCTGCCAGAAGGGCCTGTCCGTTGGGTTCACGACAGCGGCCGCACTGGTCAGCGAGATGATGGAGGCGCGCGACGAGCGGCGTCTCATCCGGTTCCAGAAGCAGATGGCCGCCTACCAGCTGTTGATCATCGATGAACTGGGCTTCGTGCCGCTGTCAAAGACCGGCGCGGAATTGCTGTTCGAGCTGATCTCGCAACGATACGAGCGAGGCGCGACCCTGATCACCAGCAACCTTCCTTTTGACGAATGGACGGAAACCTTGGGGTCCGAGCGCCTGACCGGCGCTTTGCTCGACCGCATCACCCATCACGTCAGCATCCTCGAGATGAACGGCGACAGCTATCGTCTCGCCCAAAGCCGCGCCCGAAAGGCCGGCTGA
- a CDS encoding type IV toxin-antitoxin system AbiEi family antitoxin domain-containing protein produces MPASISQRDIAQALLTARGIARLVELRDAGVTAATMSRMERDGEVLRLARGLYQLSDAPLDANHSLAEVAKRIPKGVVCLVSALAFHGLTDQLPRQVWLAIGQKDWPPKPDGIPLRIVRFTESLLNESVETHVIEGVPVKVFGIVKTIADCFRYRNKIGLSVAIEGLQEALRQRKATPGEIARQAEHGGVITVIRPYLEALTANG; encoded by the coding sequence ATGCCAGCATCTATCTCCCAGCGCGACATCGCCCAAGCCCTCCTGACGGCGCGTGGGATCGCGCGCCTTGTAGAACTGCGCGACGCTGGCGTAACGGCCGCCACGATGAGTCGCATGGAGCGGGACGGGGAGGTGCTCCGACTTGCGCGCGGCCTTTACCAGCTCTCCGATGCACCGCTCGACGCCAATCACAGTCTGGCTGAGGTCGCCAAGCGTATACCCAAGGGCGTGGTCTGCCTTGTGTCGGCACTCGCGTTTCACGGCCTGACTGATCAGCTCCCGAGACAGGTATGGCTGGCCATCGGCCAGAAGGACTGGCCTCCCAAACCCGACGGCATACCCCTTCGCATCGTGCGTTTCACCGAAAGTCTGCTCAATGAAAGCGTAGAGACCCATGTCATCGAGGGGGTGCCCGTAAAGGTGTTTGGCATCGTCAAAACAATCGCGGATTGTTTCCGATATCGCAACAAGATCGGCCTGTCGGTGGCGATCGAGGGCCTCCAGGAAGCGCTTCGGCAGCGTAAGGCCACTCCTGGCGAAATTGCAAGACAGGCCGAGCACGGCGGGGTTATTACCGTGATTCGGCCTTACCTTGAGGCGCTGACCGCAAATGGCTAA
- a CDS encoding nucleotidyl transferase AbiEii/AbiGii toxin family protein has product MAKEIRNIGASVRARLLQLAKASGQSFDLVLTRFALERLLFRLSQSRHADRFVLKGAMLMMSWFDDPHRGTRDLDLLGFGDPSAEPMLATFREILVQDAGDGVEFDADALRVDRIREELEYGGLRLRTTASISGARISLTIDIGFGDAVEPGAEELDYPSMLDFPIPRLRGYARETVIAEKFQAMVALGRANTRMKDFYDIWILSRSFDFSNDRLARAIIATFERRETPVPTALPDALTAAFAEDQQKQRQWRAFVEDVAQNPGELRDVIKDIAAFLMPHAVVAASRGK; this is encoded by the coding sequence ATGGCTAAGGAGATCAGGAACATCGGCGCATCGGTGCGTGCACGGCTGCTGCAACTCGCCAAGGCAAGCGGCCAGAGCTTTGACTTGGTTCTGACCCGCTTCGCCCTCGAGCGACTGCTTTTCCGGCTCAGTCAGTCACGGCATGCCGACCGCTTTGTGCTGAAGGGCGCGATGCTGATGATGAGTTGGTTCGACGATCCGCACCGTGGCACGCGCGATCTTGATCTGCTGGGTTTCGGCGATCCGAGCGCTGAGCCGATGCTGGCGACGTTTCGTGAGATTCTGGTGCAGGACGCCGGTGACGGTGTGGAATTCGACGCTGATGCACTTCGCGTAGACCGCATTCGCGAGGAACTGGAGTATGGCGGGCTCAGGCTTAGGACGACGGCCTCGATCAGCGGCGCCCGGATCAGTCTGACGATCGACATCGGTTTTGGCGATGCAGTGGAGCCTGGTGCCGAAGAGCTGGACTATCCTTCAATGCTCGACTTCCCAATACCCCGACTACGGGGCTACGCGCGGGAAACCGTCATTGCCGAGAAGTTTCAGGCGATGGTGGCGCTGGGGCGTGCCAACACGAGGATGAAAGATTTCTACGACATCTGGATTCTCAGCAGGTCGTTCGATTTCAGCAATGACAGGTTGGCGCGGGCAATTATCGCCACTTTCGAACGGCGTGAGACGCCGGTCCCAACGGCCCTACCGGATGCTTTAACAGCAGCATTTGCCGAGGATCAGCAAAAGCAACGGCAATGGCGAGCGTTTGTTGAAGACGTTGCCCAAAATCCGGGTGAATTGAGGGATGTCATTAAGGACATTGCCGCATTCCTGATGCCTCATGCTGTTGTAGCCGCGAGCCGGGGCAAATAA